Proteins encoded by one window of Martelella endophytica:
- a CDS encoding PhoH family protein, with product MVAEHAQRPDASHFVLTFENNRHASELFGQFDEHLKLLEKQLGITAVPRGNSVALSGSTLATHQARRALDYLYAQLQKGAQVEKSDVEGAIRMAQAADDQLTLPTMERKARLSMSQISTRKKSIAARTPVQDAYIRAMERNELVFGVGPAGTGKTYLAVAYASQLLERGAIEKIILSRPAVEAGERLGFLPGDMKEKVDPYLRPLYDALYDMIPGDRVERAMTAGVIEIAPLAFMRGRTLTNAAVILDEAQNTTSMQMKMFLTRLGENSRMIVTGDPSQVDLPRGVKSGLVEALDVLTGVEGVSTVRFTDKDVVRHPLVARIVAAYEGGRRAPAAAGPAEGEND from the coding sequence ATGGTCGCAGAGCACGCGCAAAGGCCTGACGCAAGCCACTTCGTGCTCACCTTCGAGAACAACCGCCACGCCAGCGAATTGTTCGGCCAGTTTGACGAGCATCTGAAACTTCTGGAAAAGCAGCTGGGCATAACGGCCGTTCCGCGCGGAAACTCCGTCGCGCTGAGCGGGTCCACGCTTGCAACCCACCAGGCGCGACGCGCGCTTGATTATCTTTATGCCCAGCTTCAGAAAGGGGCACAGGTGGAAAAATCCGATGTCGAGGGCGCCATTCGCATGGCCCAGGCCGCCGACGACCAGCTGACCCTGCCGACCATGGAACGCAAGGCGCGTCTTTCCATGTCGCAGATTTCGACCCGCAAGAAATCGATCGCCGCCCGCACGCCTGTGCAGGACGCCTATATCCGCGCCATGGAACGCAACGAACTGGTGTTCGGCGTCGGTCCGGCCGGTACCGGCAAGACCTATCTTGCTGTTGCCTACGCTTCCCAGCTTCTGGAGCGCGGCGCCATCGAGAAGATCATTCTTTCGCGTCCCGCCGTGGAAGCCGGCGAGCGGCTCGGCTTCCTGCCGGGCGACATGAAGGAGAAGGTCGATCCCTATCTGCGCCCGCTCTATGACGCGCTCTATGACATGATCCCCGGTGATCGCGTCGAGCGCGCGATGACGGCGGGTGTCATCGAAATCGCACCGCTTGCCTTCATGCGCGGCCGCACGCTGACCAACGCGGCCGTTATTCTCGACGAGGCGCAGAACACGACGTCGATGCAGATGAAGATGTTTTTGACGCGTCTCGGCGAGAATTCGCGGATGATCGTCACCGGCGATCCGAGCCAGGTCGACCTGCCGCGCGGCGTCAAGTCCGGTCTGGTGGAGGCGCTTGATGTGCTGACCGGCGTCGAGGGGGTTTCGACGGTGCGTTTCACCGACAAGGACGTGGTGCGTCATCCTCTGGTTGCCCGTATTGTGGCTGCCTATGAAGGAGGACGTCGCGCCCCCGCTGCGGCTGGGCCAGCCGAAGGCGAAAACGACTAA
- the tsaB gene encoding tRNA (adenosine(37)-N6)-threonylcarbamoyltransferase complex dimerization subunit type 1 TsaB, with protein sequence MIILALDTASADCAVAIADGDVVLSRAVETIGKGHAERLMPLLDACLHEAGITLQDIDRIAVNIGPGSFTGIRVGVSAARALALAIGCECVGVSSLAVLGEQQLAAHPGRAVLVTIDARRGEAFSAVYASDGAILLEPAATAYEDLAALAARFDAVATGSGAIIAGLCEASTADHVEIETIARLGLTVTPGASVSPLYLRAADARPQAGFTLPRA encoded by the coding sequence ATGATCATTCTGGCGCTCGATACGGCTTCCGCCGATTGCGCGGTCGCGATCGCTGATGGCGACGTCGTGCTGTCGCGTGCCGTGGAGACCATCGGCAAGGGCCACGCCGAGCGCCTGATGCCGCTTCTCGACGCCTGCCTGCACGAGGCGGGTATTACGCTCCAGGATATCGACCGCATCGCCGTCAATATCGGTCCCGGCTCGTTCACCGGCATCCGTGTCGGCGTTTCCGCCGCCCGTGCCCTGGCGCTGGCGATCGGCTGCGAATGCGTCGGCGTCTCCTCGCTCGCGGTGCTGGGCGAGCAGCAGCTGGCTGCACATCCCGGCCGTGCGGTTCTGGTCACCATCGATGCCCGCCGCGGCGAGGCCTTCTCCGCTGTCTACGCTTCCGATGGCGCCATCCTCTTAGAACCCGCCGCCACCGCCTACGAGGATCTCGCAGCGCTCGCCGCTCGTTTCGATGCCGTCGCCACCGGTTCCGGTGCGATCATTGCCGGCCTTTGTGAGGCGTCCACGGCCGATCATGTCGAGATCGAGACCATCGCCAGGCTGGGCCTGACCGTCACCCCCGGTGCTTCCGTCTCTCCGCTTTACCTCCGCGCCGCCGACGCCCGCCCCCAAGCCGGCTTCACCCTTCCGCGTGCGTGA
- a CDS encoding lysophospholipid acyltransferase family protein, with translation MPDRAGEGERVGPASSPFRYLRYAYVAIVLLITTIVLSPLQILCLWRGWKLARKLPRYWHMVACFVLGIRIHVHGEIDRARPLLLSVNHTSWLDIVVLGRIADVAFIAKSEVKTWPVFGLFARLQNSVFIERADRRGADKQVNTIAERLAGGEIIILFPEGTTSDGNRLWPIKYSLFGAASSAVPFSPSGKVHVQPAVVAYTGIQGMPMGRFQRPIVAWPGDVEMLPSLAGVIDARALDVDVCFGESVVFDAETKRKEAAAEVEARMREMLAERLRGR, from the coding sequence ATGCCTGACAGGGCCGGGGAGGGCGAGCGCGTGGGGCCTGCATCATCGCCGTTTCGCTATCTGCGCTACGCATATGTCGCGATTGTGCTGCTGATCACGACCATCGTGCTGTCGCCGTTGCAGATCCTCTGTCTCTGGCGTGGCTGGAAGCTCGCGCGCAAGCTGCCGCGCTACTGGCACATGGTCGCCTGCTTCGTGCTCGGCATCCGCATCCATGTCCATGGCGAGATCGATCGCGCCCGGCCATTGCTGCTATCCGTCAATCACACGAGCTGGCTCGATATCGTCGTGCTTGGCCGCATCGCCGACGTCGCCTTCATCGCCAAGTCGGAGGTGAAGACTTGGCCGGTCTTCGGCCTCTTCGCCCGGCTGCAGAATTCGGTATTCATCGAGCGTGCCGACCGGCGTGGCGCCGACAAGCAGGTGAATACGATTGCCGAGCGGCTCGCCGGTGGCGAGATCATCATCCTCTTTCCCGAGGGAACGACGTCTGACGGCAACCGGTTGTGGCCGATCAAGTATTCGCTGTTCGGCGCCGCTTCCAGCGCCGTGCCGTTCTCGCCCTCCGGCAAGGTTCATGTGCAGCCGGCCGTCGTCGCCTATACCGGCATTCAGGGCATGCCGATGGGCCGGTTCCAGCGACCGATCGTCGCCTGGCCCGGCGATGTCGAGATGTTGCCATCGCTTGCCGGCGTGATCGATGCCCGCGCGCTTGATGTCGACGTCTGTTTCGGCGAGAGCGTCGTCTTCGACGCCGAAACGAAGCGCAAGGAGGCCGCAGCCGAGGTCGAGGCGCGGATGCGCGAGATGCTCGCCGAACGCCTGCGCGGGCGCTGA
- a CDS encoding hemolysin family protein, producing the protein MNQRQIVPTEESGQDSEDGSTIEEPNSPALDKLKPAGSPLRGLLLRFRRNGHGASRLREDLEDALSTDNSGDNDFSPEERAMLNNILSFREVRVEDVMVPRADIDAIDQSISVGELLLVFENCGHSRMPVYCETLDDPRGMVHIRDLLAYLSKQARGRRRARPAAARDGDSKAPEKPSKTPQPVLDLAKVNLQKTIVEAGLIRPVLFVPPSMLASDLLQRMQAGRTQMALVIDEYGGTDGLVSHEDIVEMVIGEIDDEHDSEEAMFTRVSDDVFLADARIELEDIAEAIGPDFDIDDHAEDVDTLGGLIFSEIGRIPARGEVIQSLPGFEVHILDADPRRIRRVRILRKRGPVRRRLAARIADQEEGRGDTARPADETSGSAE; encoded by the coding sequence ATGAACCAGCGACAGATCGTGCCGACCGAAGAGAGCGGCCAGGATTCGGAAGACGGATCTACCATCGAAGAGCCCAACAGTCCGGCTTTGGACAAGCTGAAACCAGCGGGCTCACCCCTCAGAGGATTGCTCCTGCGCTTCCGGCGTAACGGACATGGAGCATCGCGCCTGCGCGAAGACCTTGAGGATGCCCTTTCAACCGACAACTCCGGCGACAACGACTTCTCCCCCGAAGAGCGCGCCATGCTCAACAACATCCTCAGTTTCCGCGAGGTGCGGGTTGAGGATGTAATGGTGCCGCGTGCCGATATCGACGCGATCGACCAGAGCATCTCCGTCGGCGAGCTGCTGCTTGTCTTCGAGAATTGCGGCCACTCGCGCATGCCGGTCTATTGCGAGACGCTCGATGACCCGCGCGGCATGGTGCATATCCGCGATCTTCTGGCCTATCTGTCGAAGCAGGCCCGTGGTCGCCGACGCGCGCGTCCCGCAGCGGCCCGCGACGGTGATTCCAAGGCGCCGGAGAAGCCATCAAAGACCCCGCAGCCGGTGCTCGATCTCGCCAAGGTCAATTTGCAGAAGACGATCGTCGAAGCAGGGCTGATCCGCCCGGTGCTGTTCGTGCCGCCCTCCATGCTGGCCTCCGACCTCTTGCAGCGCATGCAGGCCGGACGTACCCAGATGGCGCTCGTCATCGATGAATACGGTGGTACCGATGGTCTTGTCTCGCACGAGGATATCGTCGAGATGGTCATCGGCGAGATCGACGACGAACATGACAGCGAGGAGGCGATGTTTACCCGCGTTTCCGACGACGTGTTCCTGGCCGATGCCCGCATCGAGCTGGAAGACATCGCCGAAGCCATCGGCCCCGACTTCGATATTGACGATCACGCCGAGGATGTCGACACGCTCGGCGGCCTGATCTTCTCCGAGATCGGCCGGATCCCGGCGCGCGGCGAGGTGATCCAGTCGCTGCCGGGCTTCGAGGTTCACATCCTCGATGCCGACCCGCGCCGGATCCGCCGGGTACGCATCCTGCGCAAGCGCGGCCCGGTCCGCAGGCGCCTCGCCGCCCGCATCGCCGATCAGGAAGAGGGCCGCGGTGATACCGCCCGCCCGGCGGACGAGACGAGCGGCTCTGCAGAATAG
- the trpS gene encoding tryptophan--tRNA ligase yields the protein MSEFKPQIFSGVQPTGNLHLGNYLGALRKFVALQDQMDCIYCVVDMHSITAQLVHDDLKGQTRSITAAYLASGIDPVKHIVFNQAAVPQHAELAWIFNCVARIGWMNRMTQFKDKAGKDRENASLGLLAYPSLMAADILVYRATHVPVGDDQKQHLELTRDIAMKFNLDFAKKIRESGTGIDITVGDEPVHAFFPMVEPLIEGPAPRVMSLKDGSKKMSKSDPSDLSRINLTDDADTVARKIRKAKTDPDALPSEVDGLKGRPEADNLVGIFAALSDRTKADVLAEFGGQQFSQFKPALADLAVTVLSPITAEMRKLLDDPAHIDAVLKDGGERAGAIAEKTMKDVHNIVGLL from the coding sequence ATGAGCGAATTCAAGCCGCAAATCTTCTCCGGCGTGCAGCCGACCGGCAACCTTCACCTCGGCAATTATCTCGGTGCGCTGCGCAAGTTCGTGGCGCTGCAGGACCAGATGGACTGCATCTACTGCGTCGTCGACATGCACTCGATCACCGCGCAGCTCGTCCATGACGACCTGAAGGGCCAGACGCGCTCGATCACCGCGGCCTATCTGGCCTCCGGCATCGACCCGGTGAAGCATATCGTCTTCAACCAGGCGGCTGTGCCGCAGCACGCCGAACTTGCCTGGATCTTCAACTGCGTCGCCCGCATCGGCTGGATGAACCGGATGACACAGTTCAAGGACAAGGCCGGCAAGGACCGCGAAAACGCTTCGCTCGGCCTGCTCGCCTATCCGAGCCTGATGGCCGCCGACATTCTCGTCTATCGCGCCACCCATGTGCCGGTCGGCGACGACCAGAAGCAGCATCTGGAACTGACCCGCGACATCGCGATGAAGTTCAACCTCGACTTCGCGAAGAAGATCCGCGAGAGCGGCACGGGCATCGACATCACCGTCGGTGACGAGCCGGTGCACGCCTTCTTCCCGATGGTCGAGCCGCTGATCGAAGGCCCGGCGCCGCGCGTCATGAGCCTGAAGGACGGCTCGAAGAAGATGTCGAAGTCGGATCCTTCCGACCTGTCGCGGATCAACCTGACCGATGATGCCGACACCGTCGCCCGCAAGATCCGCAAGGCCAAGACCGATCCGGATGCGCTGCCGAGCGAAGTCGACGGGCTGAAGGGCCGGCCGGAAGCCGACAATCTCGTCGGCATCTTCGCCGCGCTTTCCGATCGCACCAAGGCTGACGTGCTTGCCGAATTCGGCGGCCAGCAGTTCTCGCAATTCAAGCCGGCGCTCGCCGATCTCGCGGTCACCGTGCTGTCGCCGATCACCGCCGAGATGCGCAAACTGCTGGACGATCCCGCCCATATCGACGCCGTCTTGAAGGATGGCGGCGAGCGGGCAGGGGCGATCGCCGAGAAGACGATGAAGGATGTTCACAACATCGTCGGTCTGCTCTGA
- the lnt gene encoding apolipoprotein N-acyltransferase: protein MKRLADYLRGLGRVERIVALVCAGALATFALAPFGFLPVMFIAMPLVVLVIDGALADRAGIARVRAGFAAGWWFGLGYFVFGLWWLGVAIWKDGAYWALPFAVLGFPAVLALFYGLAGAISAPFWRGGPLRLLAFAIAMVLAEWLRGHIATGFPWNAIGYTAMPVPILMQADRLTGIYVMGGLAVFVFGAPAFLADRSGRIAGLTAAMVIVVSSLGYGWHRLSQPEPAAGSVLNFRLVQPDFDDQDWATEEGRGKVFATLMALSSEPPAPGTPPPDVIVWPESSLPFLLEERPDARTAISGMLQPGQVLILGAARFAGRKPDGWPQFHNAVYVLNDEGETVSIAGKTHLVPFGEYLPFEDFFRSIGLSALTRLPGSYVPAANRQMLVLPDGTSLFPLVCYEAVFPRLVADGTGDAVALLNVTYDAWFGYTPGPFQHLMQARLRAIETGKPLIRVGENGVTAVVDAHGRVRDRLPFDTRGFLDVHILHPKAAK, encoded by the coding sequence TTGAAACGCCTGGCGGATTATCTTCGGGGGCTCGGCCGCGTGGAACGCATTGTCGCGCTCGTCTGTGCCGGCGCGCTTGCCACGTTTGCGCTCGCGCCCTTCGGCTTTCTGCCGGTGATGTTCATCGCGATGCCGCTGGTCGTGCTGGTGATCGACGGAGCGCTTGCCGACCGCGCCGGCATTGCGCGGGTGCGGGCGGGCTTTGCGGCGGGCTGGTGGTTCGGTCTCGGCTATTTCGTTTTCGGCCTCTGGTGGCTCGGTGTGGCGATCTGGAAGGACGGAGCCTATTGGGCGCTGCCCTTCGCCGTTCTCGGCTTTCCGGCGGTCCTGGCGCTGTTTTACGGACTGGCCGGCGCCATTTCCGCGCCGTTCTGGCGCGGCGGGCCGCTCAGGCTTCTGGCCTTCGCGATCGCGATGGTGCTCGCAGAATGGCTTCGCGGGCACATCGCCACCGGGTTTCCATGGAACGCCATCGGCTATACCGCCATGCCGGTCCCCATCCTGATGCAGGCCGACCGGCTGACCGGCATCTATGTCATGGGCGGTCTTGCCGTCTTCGTCTTCGGCGCTCCCGCCTTTCTGGCCGATCGGTCTGGCCGTATTGCAGGCCTCACTGCCGCGATGGTGATCGTGGTTTCAAGCCTTGGCTATGGCTGGCACCGCCTGTCGCAGCCGGAGCCGGCGGCCGGTTCGGTGCTGAATTTCCGGCTGGTGCAGCCGGATTTCGACGATCAGGACTGGGCGACGGAAGAGGGGCGGGGCAAGGTTTTCGCAACGCTCATGGCACTCTCGTCCGAACCGCCGGCGCCCGGAACGCCGCCGCCGGACGTGATCGTCTGGCCGGAAAGCTCGCTCCCCTTCCTGCTGGAAGAGCGTCCGGATGCACGCACCGCCATTTCCGGCATGCTGCAGCCCGGACAGGTGCTGATCCTCGGCGCGGCCCGGTTTGCCGGCCGCAAGCCGGATGGCTGGCCGCAGTTCCATAACGCCGTCTATGTGCTCAACGACGAGGGTGAGACCGTGTCCATAGCCGGAAAGACGCACCTTGTGCCTTTCGGCGAATACCTGCCCTTCGAGGACTTCTTCCGCTCCATCGGCCTTTCGGCCCTGACCCGGCTGCCCGGAAGCTATGTGCCGGCCGCCAACCGCCAGATGCTGGTTCTGCCGGACGGCACCAGCCTGTTCCCGCTGGTGTGCTACGAGGCTGTCTTTCCGCGGCTGGTGGCCGATGGCACCGGCGACGCCGTGGCGCTGCTCAATGTAACCTATGATGCGTGGTTCGGTTACACGCCCGGCCCGTTCCAGCACCTCATGCAGGCGCGGCTGCGCGCAATCGAGACTGGCAAGCCACTGATTCGCGTCGGTGAAAATGGGGTCACGGCGGTTGTAGACGCTCATGGACGTGTTAGAGATCGTTTGCCTTTCGACACGCGTGGATTTCTCGATGTACACATTCTGCATCCAAAGGCTGCAAAATAG
- the miaB gene encoding tRNA (N6-isopentenyl adenosine(37)-C2)-methylthiotransferase MiaB has product MTEQTTLIRQSAATAADNQRKVFIKTYGCQMNVYDSERMGEALAADGYQPTDNVEDADLILLNTCHIREKAAEKVYSALGRYRDLKAARAAEGRETLIGVAGCVAQAEGEEILRRSPAVDVVIGPQTYHRLPQALVKAKAGERVVDTEYAVEDKFDYLPKKERGARPKNVSAFLTVQEGCDKFCTFCVVPYTRGAEISRSLKQILDEARRLAENGVREITLLGQNVNAWHGESEDGAEWGLGDLLFELASIEGIARLRYTTSHPRDMDDRLMQAHRELGKLMPYLHLPVQAGSDRILKAMNRKHTAEEYLALIERIREARPDIAMSGDFIVGFPGETEEDFQATLALVERVRYAQAFSFKYSPRPGTPGAELTDQVPEDEKAGRLQRLQALLTRHQLEFAQSRIGMEMDILLEKPGRNEGQMIGRSPWLQSVVVAADESEIGQMVRVKITEASANSLAATRIG; this is encoded by the coding sequence ATGACAGAGCAAACGACATTGATCCGGCAGAGTGCGGCGACGGCCGCTGACAACCAGCGCAAGGTTTTCATCAAGACCTATGGCTGTCAGATGAACGTCTACGATTCCGAGCGCATGGGCGAGGCGCTGGCAGCCGATGGCTACCAGCCCACCGACAATGTCGAGGACGCCGATCTGATCCTGCTCAACACCTGCCACATCCGCGAGAAAGCAGCGGAAAAGGTCTATTCTGCGCTTGGCCGCTACCGCGACCTGAAGGCCGCGCGCGCGGCCGAAGGCCGGGAGACGCTGATCGGCGTTGCCGGCTGCGTCGCTCAGGCCGAGGGCGAGGAAATCCTCCGCCGCTCGCCCGCCGTTGACGTCGTCATCGGTCCTCAGACCTATCACCGCCTGCCGCAGGCCCTCGTCAAGGCCAAGGCCGGCGAGCGCGTGGTCGATACCGAATATGCCGTCGAGGACAAGTTCGACTATCTGCCGAAGAAGGAGCGCGGCGCGCGCCCGAAGAATGTCTCGGCCTTTCTGACGGTGCAGGAAGGCTGCGACAAGTTCTGCACCTTCTGCGTGGTGCCCTATACGCGCGGCGCGGAGATTTCCCGCTCGCTGAAGCAGATCCTTGATGAGGCGCGGCGGCTTGCCGAAAACGGCGTGCGCGAAATCACGCTGCTCGGCCAGAACGTCAACGCCTGGCATGGCGAAAGCGAAGATGGCGCCGAATGGGGGCTTGGCGACCTGCTGTTCGAACTCGCAAGCATCGAAGGCATTGCGCGGCTGCGCTACACCACCAGCCACCCGCGCGACATGGACGATCGGCTGATGCAGGCGCATCGCGAGCTCGGCAAGCTGATGCCCTATCTGCACCTGCCTGTGCAGGCTGGGTCCGACCGGATCCTGAAGGCGATGAACCGCAAGCATACGGCTGAGGAATATCTCGCGCTCATCGAGCGCATCCGTGAAGCCCGACCCGACATTGCCATGTCCGGCGATTTCATCGTCGGCTTTCCGGGCGAGACCGAAGAGGATTTCCAGGCGACGCTCGCGCTTGTCGAGAGGGTGCGTTATGCGCAGGCCTTCTCCTTCAAGTATTCGCCGCGTCCGGGCACACCTGGCGCCGAACTGACGGATCAGGTGCCGGAAGACGAGAAGGCGGGGCGCTTGCAGCGGCTTCAGGCGCTGCTGACGCGTCACCAGCTCGAATTCGCCCAGTCGCGGATCGGCATGGAGATGGATATCCTGCTCGAAAAGCCCGGCCGCAATGAAGGCCAGATGATCGGCCGTTCGCCCTGGCTGCAGTCCGTGGTGGTCGCCGCGGACGAGTCCGAGATCGGGCAGATGGTGCGGGTGAAGATCACCGAGGCAAGCGCCAACAGCCTTGCCGCAACCCGCATCGGTTGA
- the ybeY gene encoding rRNA maturation RNase YbeY, whose amino-acid sequence MVEFDYQVSREADGWADEAALEVLSGRVIGAAADYLVAEEGQPFPVIPVELSLVFTDDAAIREINAEWRDKDKATNVLSFPAFPVAPGDMPGPMLGDIVIAYETVAREADELEKSFEDHLTHLLVHGFLHLLGYDHIENEEAELMEGLETRILATLGLSDPYQGSDPI is encoded by the coding sequence ATGGTCGAGTTTGACTATCAGGTGAGCCGCGAGGCCGATGGCTGGGCGGACGAGGCAGCGCTTGAGGTGCTTTCCGGCCGGGTGATCGGCGCAGCAGCGGACTATCTCGTCGCCGAGGAAGGTCAGCCGTTTCCGGTGATACCGGTGGAGCTTTCGTTGGTGTTTACCGATGACGCGGCCATCCGTGAAATCAATGCGGAGTGGCGGGACAAGGACAAGGCCACCAATGTCCTGTCGTTTCCCGCCTTTCCCGTCGCCCCCGGCGACATGCCAGGGCCGATGCTCGGTGATATCGTGATCGCCTACGAGACCGTCGCGCGCGAGGCGGACGAACTCGAGAAGAGCTTCGAGGATCACCTTACCCATCTTCTGGTGCATGGATTTCTGCATCTTTTGGGTTATGATCATATCGAAAATGAAGAAGCTGAACTGATGGAAGGCTTGGAGACTCGCATTTTGGCCACACTTGGCCTATCTGATCCCTATCAGGGCAGTGACCCGATTTAG
- a CDS encoding NifU family protein → MFIQTETTPNPATVKFLPGKVVMEAGNAEFRSADDAIVSPLATRLFAVPGVTAVMFGYDFIAVTKGEPEWQHLKPAILGAIMEHFMSGAPVMAAEAPVFDDDSGEEFFDAGDETLVATIKELLETRVRPAVAQDGGDITFRGYREGTVFLNMKGACSGCPSSTATLKHGVQNLLHHFVPEVEHVEAV, encoded by the coding sequence ATGTTCATCCAGACCGAAACCACGCCGAACCCGGCAACCGTGAAATTCCTGCCTGGCAAGGTGGTGATGGAGGCCGGCAATGCCGAATTCCGCTCCGCCGATGACGCGATTGTCTCGCCGCTGGCAACGCGGCTCTTTGCCGTGCCGGGCGTGACAGCCGTCATGTTCGGTTACGACTTCATTGCCGTCACCAAGGGCGAGCCCGAGTGGCAGCACCTGAAGCCGGCGATCCTCGGCGCCATCATGGAGCACTTCATGTCCGGCGCGCCGGTGATGGCCGCCGAAGCGCCCGTCTTTGATGACGACAGCGGCGAGGAATTCTTCGATGCCGGCGACGAGACGCTTGTCGCCACGATCAAGGAACTGCTCGAGACCCGCGTTCGTCCTGCCGTGGCGCAGGATGGCGGCGACATCACCTTCCGCGGTTATCGCGAAGGCACGGTGTTCCTCAACATGAAGGGCGCATGCTCCGGCTGCCCGTCCTCGACGGCGACCCTGAAGCACGGCGTGCAGAACCTTCTGCATCACTTCGTGCCCGAGGTGGAGCACGTGGAAGCCGTCTGA
- a CDS encoding GNAT family N-acetyltransferase translates to MIPTFWRRHAEFEHFPLEDEHLGLAAELHRQRFTHAWSAGELRKLLGQKPVFGFIMRQTNRVIRPPASGFVLARSVDEEAEILTICTDARHARSGIGWRLMMAAMTEARARGATYMLLEVDALNQPAIGLYRKLGFVEVGRRKAYYAHADGSRSSALVMRRELG, encoded by the coding sequence ATGATCCCGACCTTCTGGCGCAGGCACGCCGAATTCGAGCATTTTCCGCTGGAAGACGAGCATCTGGGGCTTGCGGCGGAGCTGCATCGCCAGCGGTTTACCCATGCCTGGAGCGCGGGAGAGCTTAGGAAGCTTCTCGGCCAGAAGCCGGTGTTCGGCTTCATCATGCGCCAGACCAACCGGGTCATCCGCCCGCCGGCCTCCGGTTTCGTGCTGGCCCGGAGTGTTGATGAGGAAGCGGAGATTCTGACCATCTGCACCGACGCCCGCCATGCGCGCAGCGGTATCGGCTGGCGGCTGATGATGGCGGCGATGACAGAGGCGCGGGCGCGCGGGGCGACCTACATGCTGCTCGAGGTCGACGCGCTGAACCAGCCGGCGATCGGGCTTTACCGCAAGCTTGGCTTCGTCGAGGTCGGCCGCCGCAAGGCCTATTACGCCCACGCCGATGGCAGCCGCTCGAGCGCGCTTGTCATGCGCCGCGAACTCGGCTAA
- a CDS encoding universal stress protein → MVSKRLSGETGHRRKFMAIVDDTPECARAVHYAGRRAKNSNGGLVLLYVIPEHDVQQWIGVQEIMRAEAREEAETIANRAAERVREAIGIEAEIVIREGNRAEEINAAVEEDRDIAILVLAAGGAKEGPGPLVSLLAGRGRAFTIPVTVLPDGLDDGDIDALC, encoded by the coding sequence ATGGTTTCCAAGCGTCTTTCCGGCGAGACCGGCCATCGCCGCAAATTCATGGCGATCGTTGACGATACGCCCGAATGTGCCCGCGCCGTGCATTATGCCGGCCGCCGCGCCAAGAATTCCAACGGCGGCCTGGTGCTGCTCTATGTCATCCCCGAGCACGACGTCCAGCAGTGGATCGGCGTGCAGGAGATCATGCGGGCCGAGGCGCGCGAGGAGGCCGAAACGATCGCCAACCGCGCTGCCGAACGGGTGCGCGAAGCGATCGGCATCGAGGCGGAGATCGTCATCCGCGAGGGTAATCGCGCCGAGGAGATCAATGCCGCCGTCGAGGAAGACCGCGATATCGCGATCCTGGTGCTCGCCGCCGGCGGCGCCAAGGAAGGGCCGGGGCCGCTGGTCTCGCTGCTTGCCGGGCGCGGCAGGGCCTTCACCATTCCCGTCACCGTTCTGCCCGATGGGCTTGATGACGGCGATATCGACGCACTCTGCTGA